Part of the Jeotgalibacillus haloalkalitolerans genome is shown below.
AGAAGCGCTCGGTGTAACCTATGACGAAATAGATGATTACCTTGAAGGTAAAAAAGTAAGTGAGCAGGCACAAAAAACAATCGAAAATCATTATCTGAAAACGCAGCATAAACGGCACCTGCCGATTACAGTATTTGATGATTTTTGGAAATAACGGTTAGTTTCAGCAAGGCTGGTCCATAATGGTAATAGCCTCCAGTAAGCCCTGCTGATTCTTCTCGCCGGGCTGAAGAAGCAACCTTCAGCCCGGTTTTTATGTGGGCAGAATACTCAGCGCCAGCCGACAGTTGTAAGTGGCACTTATTTCTATTATTCTAAATAGAGTGTCTATTATAAGTAGAATACGGGTGAAATTCGCCTTAAATAATAGAGAATATTATAAGAAATGGGAGGGAATACCATGTATCACCAAAAGTTAGAACAGGTACTGACGAACATTGAACGGGTCATGATTGGTAAAAGAACAGTGGCTGAATTAAGTCTTGTTTCACTGCTGGCCCAGGGGCATGTGTTACTTGAAGATGTACCCGGCGTAGGAAAAACAATGATGGTGCGTGCACTTGCCAAGTCTGTAGGTGCAAAGTTTACCCGCATACAATTTACTCCGGATTTACTTCCCTCAGATGTAATAGGTGTTTCAATTTATAATCCAAAAGAAATGACGTTTCAATTCCGCCCGGGTCCGATTATGGGGAATATTGTGTTAGCGGACGAAATTAATCGTACATCCCCTAAAACTCAGTCATCATTACTTGAAAGTATGGAAGAAGGCAGCGTGACAGTGGATGGATTTACACATAAGCTCGCCAAGCCATTTTTTGTCATGGCTACACAGAACCCGATTGAATATGAAGGAACATATCCTCTCCCTGAAGCACAGTTGGACCGTTTCTTACTGAAGATGCAAATGGGTTATCCGGATGCAAAAGAAGAAATGGAAGTACTGAACCGGATACAATTTGCTCCGCCAATTGACGACCTGCAGCCTGTGATTACATTAGAAGAGCTGCAGCATCTTCAGGAAGAAGTAAAGAAAGTGATTGTGGATGAAAAAATTAAAGAATACATTGTGGATCTGGCTGGAAAAACACGTGATCATGCAAATGTGTATCTCGGCGTAAGTCCGCGTGGCTCTATTGCGCTGATGAAATCCTGCCAGGCGTATGCGATGCTCCATGGCCGGGATTATGTGCTGCCGGATGATGTACAATTTCTTGTGCCTTACGTATTTTCACACCGGATGATTCTGAAATCCGAAGCAAGATATGAAGGGATTGAGCCGGAAGAAGTCATTGAGCGGATCCTTGCACGGACAAGAGTTCCGGTTCAGCGGATGGCAAAGTGATGAAGCTGCAAATTCTGCTTGGGATCGCAAAAGTCTTGCTTGTAACAGTGCTGTTGGTTGGGACTTTTTCATATGCAATGTTCCAGGGAGGTTTTGTGAGCTGGTTTTTATTTTACAGCTTTCTGCCTTTTGGCCTGTATTCTCTCATGATGATGGTCTATCCGTTAAATGATTTTAATGTTGTCAGAGTGATCAAGTCCAGAGAATTGAAGGCAGGTGCGAATGTAGCGATCAAAATTCACCTGAAGAGAACATTGCCATTTCCGCTCTTTTATCTAGTAGCAGAGGAGCATATAACAGGAAACGTTTTTCAACAGGGAAGTACAGCTAAAAAGCTTGTTCACCCCTGGTTTAAAAGAGAGATTGTTCTAGAGTATGAAATTCAGAACATCTCACGCGGTGAACACACCTTTGAAAGTGTTGAATTAAAAACAGGAGATTTTCTCGGACTGGTGCAGAAATCCAGCCGCCTTGAACACAAACAGACGATCCTGGTTTATCCTTCACACGTGTCTCTGGATTATCAGCCGCTTCAGGCACGCTTTGATCAGGGAGTCTCCTCATCCAATGTCAGGATTCAGCAGGATACGACACTTGCAACAGGCGTGAGAGATTATGAGACAGGTGACCGCGTTTCATGGATTCACTGGAAGTCATTTGCACGGACAAACGATTTAAAAACAAAGGAATTTGAAGAACGTAAATCTCATGATGTGATGGTGGTACTTGACCGGACGCCAAGCCAGGCATTTGAAGATATGGTTGTTCTGACAGCATCAGTGATCAGAGGTGTGATCAGAAAAGGTGCACAGGCTGGTTATTTCTCACGTGGAGAAACTGTTCAATTTGCCCCTCTTAAAAGTGGGGAAAGTCATCAAAAGCAGATTGATTATTATCTGGCAAAAGTACAGCCTGATCAGGAAAACAGCTTTGAAACGGTCTTGCAACAAAATGCCGGAGATATCTCAAAAACGTCAGCGCTGATTCTGATTACGTCACAGCTTACAAGAGAGAGTATTGATGAAATCAGTAAGGTATCTAAAAACAGTCAAGCTACGATGATTTTATTTGTGAAGCATCCTTCTGTCAGGTTAAATCAGGATCACAGACAGCTTGCAGGACTCGCTGCTTCCAAAGGCATTGCGTTGAGAGAGTGTGACAAACGTCAATTTGCATCTGTCTTTAAGGAGGTGAAGCAGGCGTGAAAACAGATTTCGGGTGGAGCGATGTTGCAACACTGATTTTGTATGTGCTGAGCTTCTTTCTTCTATGGGAATGGCTTAGACCGATAGAGCAGATTACGGAAACGGCAAATGTGCATTTCTTTGTTATTTTCGCCGGACTGTCGCTCCTGTTGTATTATTTTGAAGTAAACTGGATTATTTCCGGGGCAATAAAAACAGTTTTTATTGTTGTCGTGCTGCAAAATTTATATTTCGATGTGCCATTGATTGGTCAGGGAGAATGGATTGGGGATTTCACTTCATCTGTTGGAGAAAGTGTCGTCATGACCGTCCAGCAGAACTGGGGCGGAGTATCTGATTTATTCCGAAGTCTATTATTCTTTGTATTATTATGGTTGACTGCTTACCTGATGAACTACTGGCTGGCAGTCAGAAAACAGATGTTTTTATTTTATCTGTTTACAGTTATTTATATTACGATCCTTGATACTTTCAGTCCGTATGACGGAAGTATGGCGATTGTAAGGGTTATTCTGTTCGGCTTCCTTCTGCTTGGTCTGCTTGGCCTTCAGAGAATGGCTGATCAGGAGAGAATATCGTTATCTATGAATCAGCTGCAGAGATGGCTGCTTCCGCTTGCAATATTGATTGCGTTCAGCTCGGCAGCTGCTTATGCGGCACCTAAAGCTGAACCTGTCTGGCCGGACCCGGTACCATTTTTGACGTCTTTTGGTGAAGGATCAGGCTCTGGTTCTGGAGGCGTGAACCGCCTTGGTTATGGAGTGGATGATTCTGAACTTGGCGGATCATTTGTCGGAGATGAAACAAAGGTTTTTGAAGCAACCGTCGAGGGAGACCAATACTGGCGGATTGAAACAAAAGACACTTATACAGGAAAAGGATGGGAGCAATCAAGGGAAGCGGAGAACCTGACCCCGTTTACGGTAAATGAGCCTGCACCTTTATCGCTATCCAGAATAGATGAAGAATCGGAGACTCAGACAGTATCGATTGATGTTGATCTGACTTACGATCACCTTGTCTATCCTTATGCGCCTGATCAAGTTGTAAGTGCTGATGTTGATGAATTCCGATTAAATCCTGTTACTGAAAAAATCACCTCTGTACAGGGTGAAGAACTAGTGGAGCTTGGTGAGTATGAATGGGAATTCCGTGAACCAAGATACAGTCTTCAGGCATTGAGAAATACAACTGGTCTTGGTGAAGCGGCAGACTCAATGGCGCCGTATCTCCAGCTGCCTGAAAATCTGCCTGAAAGAATCCGGGAGCTCACGCTGGATATCACAGAGAGTGAGGACAACTGGTACGATAAAGCCAAAGCAGTTGAAGGATACTTTTCAAGGAGCGGCTTTATTTATGAACAAGAAGATGTACCGGTACCTGAAGGTGATGAAGATTATGTAGATCAGTTTCTATTTGAGACGCAGCGGGGCTACTGTGATAACTATTCAACTTCAATGGTTGTTATGCTGCGCTCTATTGATATCCCTGCGCGCTGGGTTAAAGGTTATACTGAGGGAGAAGTGATCGAAAGTCTTGGAGATGGCCGTTCGGTATATGAAGTCACCAACAATAATGCGCACTCCTGGGTCGAGGTATTTTTTCCGGAAATCGGATGGGTGCCATTTGAGCCGACTGTGTCGTTTTCAAATAATATTTCTTTAAATTATGACCTTGATCTGGATTCTGAGACAGAAACGCCGGAAACACCTGAAGAAACAGAAACACCGGAACCTGAAGCACCGGAACCGCTGGAAGAAGATGCCGGTGTCATCGGTGATACAGATGATGATGGATCGTCCGGAACAGGCTTTCTTGAGTCAGTCAGAAATTTTGTCGCAGAAAATCGTCTGATGTTATTTCTGGTCAGTGTCATACTGGTCTTAACAGGAACCGTTCTTTACCGCAGAAGAAACCGCTGGATGCCATATGTGCTGATCCGTTATTACCGTTCGCAAAAGGGCAGTGAGGTTTACCCGAAAGCTTATGCTTCGCTGTTAAAACAGCTTAAGCGTTATGGTCTTCGCAGAAAAGAAACTCAGACGCTGAGTGCGTATGCAAGAGAAGTTGATAACTTTTTCGGTACGCATGAAATGAGCAGACTGACGGATCAATATGAGCGGATTCTGTACCGTAGGGAGGATCCAAAAGATAAATGGTCGAATATGCGTGAATTGTGGGAAGATTTAATTAAAAAGACAACCGGTTGACCGGGCATGAGCAAGGCGTTAAAATGGTGAAAATTAATGACAGCTTCATAATACCCCTTCATATATGTCCGATAATATGGGTCGGATGTTTCTACCGGATCACCATAAATGGTCTGACTATGGAGGCGGTCTTTTTAAGATATCTCTGTTAGTTTGTCTGTTGACCTACGCTCCAGGCGGACGCTTTCCAAGTGGGTGGGCCGTTTTTTGGCCCCATCTGACCTCCTCAGCTTCGCTTACGGGGGTCTCACGTGTCCGTCTTCTCCCGCTGGAGTCGCCGCCTTACGCTGCGGTCAACGGTGCATTAAAACAGAATCTTAAATCATAGAATATAAGAGTTCACTTTATAGGTGTTAAACCTTCATGAGCTCTTTTACCTTTGATAAATAGACCGCCTTGTTAAAACGCTTGAAGGGAAGAAGAGGATGACTCTTTTTCGTACAGGCGTTTTTTCTATTTTAGCTTTGTTAAGGTGTGATGAAGTGTTTTCACAGCTGATGACTGGAGCGTAAGGCGTCGACTCCGGGACGAATAGAGGGAAGCTGAGACCCCACAGTCAAAGGCGAGGAGGCTCAGCAACCTCCGTCTGGAAAGCGTCCGCCTGAAGCGGAAGTCATTAGCCAGTGTAACAAAGCTATTTATTTTGAAGGTGTAAATGTATAGATTTAAAATAATTGAATGAGGTGACCATCCATGCTAGGTAAAGAAGAAATGCATGATCAGGAAATGATCGTTGTACTCGATTTTGGAAGTCAATATAATCAGTTAATTACACGCCGTATCCGTGAGTTCGGTGTATACAGTGAATTACATCCGCACACGATTACTGCAGAGGAAATCAAGGAACTTAACCCGTCAGGTATTATTTTCTCAGGCGGTCCGAATTCTGTATATGACGAGAATTCGTTCCGTGCAGATGAGCGAATTTTTGACCTTGGCATTCCTGTCCTTGGTATCTGCTATGGTATGCAGCTGATGACAATGCATTTTGGCGGTAAAGTAGAAAAGGCCAAGAATCGTGAATACGGTAAAGCGGATATTCAGGTCCAGGAAGCAAAGGGTCTATTCAAAGATCTTCCGCTTACTCAGACAGTATGGATGAGTCATGGTGATCTTGTCGTTGAAGCGCCGCCTTCATTTGACGTCGTTGCAACAAATCCTTCATGCCCGGTTGCGTCAATCAGTAATGAAGAGCAGAAGCTTTATGCAGTTCAGTTCCACCCGGAAGTCCGCCACTCTGAATATGGCAATGATATGCTGAGAAACTTCGTATTTGACGCATGTGGCTGCACGGGTGACTGGTCAATGGAGAACTTTATTGAGATTGAACTTGAGAAGATCCGCCAGGAAGTCGGCGATCGCCAGGTGCTATGTGCACTTAGCGGTGGGGTGGATTCTTCAGTAGTAGCTGTATTGATTCACAAAGCAATCGGTGATCAGCTGACATGTATCTTTGTTGATCACGGGCTGCTTCGTAAAGGTGAGGCAGACAGCGTGATGAAGACTTTTGCTGACGGATTCAATATGAATGTCATCAAAGTTGACGCACAGGACCGTTTTCTTAACAAGCTGAAGGGTGTATCTGACCCTGAGCAGAAGCGTAAGATTATTGGTAATGAATTTATTTATGTATTTGATGATGAAGCGACAAAGCTCGATGGTATTGATTTCCTTGCGCAGGGAACACTTTACACAGACATCATCGAAAGTGGTACAGCAACTGCACAGACAATCAAGTCTCACCACAATGTAGGCGGTCTGCCGGAAGATATGCAGTTCAAATTGATTGAGCCTTTAAATACATTATTTAAAGATGAAGTGCGTGCACTTGGAAGTGAGCTTGGTATTCCTGATGAAATCGTATGGCGTCAGCCTTTCCCTGGACCGGGTCTTGGTATTCGTGTGCTTGGGGAAATTACGGAAGAAAAGCTTGAAATCGTGCGTGAATCAGATCATATTCTGCGTGAAGAGATTAAAAAAGCTGGACTTGACCGCGATATCTGGCAGTACTTCACAGTGCTTCCTGACATCAGAAGCGTTGGTGTAATGGGTGATGCAAGAACATATGATTACGCAATTGGAATCCGTGCAGTGACATCCATTGACGGTATGACTTCTGACTGGGCAAGAATTCCATGGGATGTGCTCGAAAAAATCTCTGTGCGTCTTGTCAATGAAGTAAATTCAATTAACCGCGTACTGTATGATGTAACGAGTAAGCCACCTAGCACAATCGAGTGGGAATAACGAATATTACCATAAAATTTATTGAATAATGTTCGTATTTTGTATTGACGCTTATTTGGAGTGTTGATACAATAACAGCATCAAATAAATAATTTTTCGTCGTATAACGTCGGGGATATGGCCCGAAAGTCTCTACCAAGCTACCGTAAATGGCTTGACTACGCTGATTTTTAAAAGTTCAACCTGGACTTTTCTCAATCCTTTTAGTCATCCCTGAGCGACGAGTGTGCGCTCAGGGGTTTTTTCGTTATACTTCGTATTTTTTCGGAGGGAACAGTCGTGAAGAAGTATTTTCAGTTTGAAGAATTAAACACGAATTATAAGCGTGAATTTATCGGGGGATTAACAACCTTTCTTGCGATGGCATACATTCTGGTCGTCAATCCGTTAACGCTGACATTAGCAGATGTTGAAGGATTACCGGATGCGATGCGTATGGACTACGGCGCAGTATTCGTAGCGACTGCACTTGCTGCTGCGATCGGTTCACTTGTGATGGGTCTGCTCGCCAGATATCCAATCGCACTTGCGCCTGGTATGGGATTAAATGCATTCTTTGCTTACTCGGTGATCCTGACTCAGGAAATCCCGTGGCAAACAGCTTTGACAGGTGTATTATTTTCAGGACTTATTTTTATGGTTTTAACTGTCACTGGTGTGCGTGAAAGAATTATCAATGCAATTCCTAATGAGTTGAAATTCGCGGTAGGCGCAGGGATTGGGTTATTTATTACATTTGTCGGTTTTCAGAATGCAGGGATTATCGTTGGAAATGACGCAACACTTGTCGCACTGGGTGACCTGACAAACGGAAATACGCTTCTCGCGGTTTTCGGTATTATCATCACAGTGATTCTGATGACACGTAAAATCAAGGGTGGTATTTTCTTTGGAATTGTTATTACAGCGATCGTTGGTATGGTCGTTGGTTTGATTGACCGTCCAAGCGGGGTGATTGATACAACACCTCCAAGTCTTGCGCCAACATTTGGTGCAGCGCTCGAGCCAATTTTCTCAAGTCCTGGTGACTTGTTTACAATTCAATTACTCGTTGTAGTTTTAACATTTTTATTCGTTGATTTCTTTGATACAGCAGGAACGCTTGTTGCGGTAACAAATCAGGCGGGGCTAATGAAAGACGGCAAGCTGCCTCGTGCAAACCGTGCGCTTTTCGCAGATTCAACTGCAACTGTATTTGGTGCAGTTCTCGGAACATCTACAACGACTTCTTATATCGAGTCATCTTCAGGTGTAGCAGCAGGTGCACGTACAGGTTTTGCTTCAGTTGTAACAGCTGTTCTGTTCTTACTATCTATTTTCTTCTTCCCGCTGCTTGAAGTCATTACCAGTGCGGTAACAGCGCCGGCTCTTATTATTGTTGGGGTACTCATGGTATCAGCGCTTAGTAAAATTGACTGGACGCGTTTTGAAATTGCAGTGCCGGCATTCCTCACAATTATCGCGATGCCGCTGACTTACAGTATTGCAACAGGGATTGCGATCGGATTTATTTTCTACCCGATTACAATGCTTGTGACGGGTAAAGGAAAGCAGATTCATCCTGTGATGTACGCGCTATTTGTAATCTTTGTGCTTTACTTCATCTTCCTTTCGTAATAAGCTAAAAGGGCTGTCTCCGATTTACTCGGACGGCCCTTTTTTAAATCAAAATAAACGGGCGGATGTGATAAACGTGAGCTATGTAGTGAAAAAAATACTGAATAATAACGTGTTGATTGCTGAATTGAATAGCTCAGAAGTTGTCATGATCGGCAAAGGAATCGGCTTTAAACGCCAGACGCAATCAACGATCAGTGAACAGGAAGTTGAAAAACTTTTTGTGCTTCGTGATGAGAAAGAGCAGGATCAGTTTAAAAAGCTGCTTCCTTATGTAGAAGAAGATCTGCTGAAAGTCATTATTTCTTCAATTGAACTGATTCGTGAACGTACACAGACATTCTTAAATGAGCATATTCACGTTGCTTTAACAGACCACCTTGTTTTTGCGGTCAATCGTCTGATGAGAGGGATGTCAATTTCAAATCCATTTCTTCTGGAAACGAAAGCGCTTTACCCTTATGAGTACGAAGTTGCAAAAGAAGTAGTGGAGCTGATTAACGATAGAGCGCATATTTATTTGCCTGAAGGTGAAATTGGTTTTATTGCACTGC
Proteins encoded:
- a CDS encoding DUF4129 domain-containing transglutaminase family protein, with translation MKTDFGWSDVATLILYVLSFFLLWEWLRPIEQITETANVHFFVIFAGLSLLLYYFEVNWIISGAIKTVFIVVVLQNLYFDVPLIGQGEWIGDFTSSVGESVVMTVQQNWGGVSDLFRSLLFFVLLWLTAYLMNYWLAVRKQMFLFYLFTVIYITILDTFSPYDGSMAIVRVILFGFLLLGLLGLQRMADQERISLSMNQLQRWLLPLAILIAFSSAAAYAAPKAEPVWPDPVPFLTSFGEGSGSGSGGVNRLGYGVDDSELGGSFVGDETKVFEATVEGDQYWRIETKDTYTGKGWEQSREAENLTPFTVNEPAPLSLSRIDEESETQTVSIDVDLTYDHLVYPYAPDQVVSADVDEFRLNPVTEKITSVQGEELVELGEYEWEFREPRYSLQALRNTTGLGEAADSMAPYLQLPENLPERIRELTLDITESEDNWYDKAKAVEGYFSRSGFIYEQEDVPVPEGDEDYVDQFLFETQRGYCDNYSTSMVVMLRSIDIPARWVKGYTEGEVIESLGDGRSVYEVTNNNAHSWVEVFFPEIGWVPFEPTVSFSNNISLNYDLDLDSETETPETPEETETPEPEAPEPLEEDAGVIGDTDDDGSSGTGFLESVRNFVAENRLMLFLVSVILVLTGTVLYRRRNRWMPYVLIRYYRSQKGSEVYPKAYASLLKQLKRYGLRRKETQTLSAYAREVDNFFGTHEMSRLTDQYERILYRREDPKDKWSNMRELWEDLIKKTTG
- a CDS encoding DUF58 domain-containing protein, with the protein product MKLQILLGIAKVLLVTVLLVGTFSYAMFQGGFVSWFLFYSFLPFGLYSLMMMVYPLNDFNVVRVIKSRELKAGANVAIKIHLKRTLPFPLFYLVAEEHITGNVFQQGSTAKKLVHPWFKREIVLEYEIQNISRGEHTFESVELKTGDFLGLVQKSSRLEHKQTILVYPSHVSLDYQPLQARFDQGVSSSNVRIQQDTTLATGVRDYETGDRVSWIHWKSFARTNDLKTKEFEERKSHDVMVVLDRTPSQAFEDMVVLTASVIRGVIRKGAQAGYFSRGETVQFAPLKSGESHQKQIDYYLAKVQPDQENSFETVLQQNAGDISKTSALILITSQLTRESIDEISKVSKNSQATMILFVKHPSVRLNQDHRQLAGLAASKGIALRECDKRQFASVFKEVKQA
- the guaA gene encoding glutamine-hydrolyzing GMP synthase, whose protein sequence is MLGKEEMHDQEMIVVLDFGSQYNQLITRRIREFGVYSELHPHTITAEEIKELNPSGIIFSGGPNSVYDENSFRADERIFDLGIPVLGICYGMQLMTMHFGGKVEKAKNREYGKADIQVQEAKGLFKDLPLTQTVWMSHGDLVVEAPPSFDVVATNPSCPVASISNEEQKLYAVQFHPEVRHSEYGNDMLRNFVFDACGCTGDWSMENFIEIELEKIRQEVGDRQVLCALSGGVDSSVVAVLIHKAIGDQLTCIFVDHGLLRKGEADSVMKTFADGFNMNVIKVDAQDRFLNKLKGVSDPEQKRKIIGNEFIYVFDDEATKLDGIDFLAQGTLYTDIIESGTATAQTIKSHHNVGGLPEDMQFKLIEPLNTLFKDEVRALGSELGIPDEIVWRQPFPGPGLGIRVLGEITEEKLEIVRESDHILREEIKKAGLDRDIWQYFTVLPDIRSVGVMGDARTYDYAIGIRAVTSIDGMTSDWARIPWDVLEKISVRLVNEVNSINRVLYDVTSKPPSTIEWE
- a CDS encoding NCS2 family permease — translated: MKKYFQFEELNTNYKREFIGGLTTFLAMAYILVVNPLTLTLADVEGLPDAMRMDYGAVFVATALAAAIGSLVMGLLARYPIALAPGMGLNAFFAYSVILTQEIPWQTALTGVLFSGLIFMVLTVTGVRERIINAIPNELKFAVGAGIGLFITFVGFQNAGIIVGNDATLVALGDLTNGNTLLAVFGIIITVILMTRKIKGGIFFGIVITAIVGMVVGLIDRPSGVIDTTPPSLAPTFGAALEPIFSSPGDLFTIQLLVVVLTFLFVDFFDTAGTLVAVTNQAGLMKDGKLPRANRALFADSTATVFGAVLGTSTTTSYIESSSGVAAGARTGFASVVTAVLFLLSIFFFPLLEVITSAVTAPALIIVGVLMVSALSKIDWTRFEIAVPAFLTIIAMPLTYSIATGIAIGFIFYPITMLVTGKGKQIHPVMYALFVIFVLYFIFLS
- a CDS encoding AAA family ATPase, whose product is MYHQKLEQVLTNIERVMIGKRTVAELSLVSLLAQGHVLLEDVPGVGKTMMVRALAKSVGAKFTRIQFTPDLLPSDVIGVSIYNPKEMTFQFRPGPIMGNIVLADEINRTSPKTQSSLLESMEEGSVTVDGFTHKLAKPFFVMATQNPIEYEGTYPLPEAQLDRFLLKMQMGYPDAKEEMEVLNRIQFAPPIDDLQPVITLEELQHLQEEVKKVIVDEKIKEYIVDLAGKTRDHANVYLGVSPRGSIALMKSCQAYAMLHGRDYVLPDDVQFLVPYVFSHRMILKSEARYEGIEPEEVIERILARTRVPVQRMAK
- the glcT gene encoding glucose PTS transporter transcription antiterminator GlcT, yielding MSYVVKKILNNNVLIAELNSSEVVMIGKGIGFKRQTQSTISEQEVEKLFVLRDEKEQDQFKKLLPYVEEDLLKVIISSIELIRERTQTFLNEHIHVALTDHLVFAVNRLMRGMSISNPFLLETKALYPYEYEVAKEVVELINDRAHIYLPEGEIGFIALHIHSAMLNRNVHEVNSHSQLIGRLVQLIETQFDVQLDKESIDYMRLVRHLRYTVERVVRGEKVDEPEKIALLLKEEYPMCYNLSWKLIKIMQQTLKKPVYDAEAVYLTMHLQRIQTKMK